A single region of the Podospora pseudopauciseta strain CBS 411.78 chromosome 1, whole genome shotgun sequence genome encodes:
- a CDS encoding hypothetical protein (EggNog:ENOG503NY1B) codes for MPGNGDGSSFALKGVLGLGPVDLSLNFTNGNKKPPPRKDDKTTEDKKPAGQEVANQQTWSFDAQLMIPGSTTTPAPPDAVTLGDLIGGVMGNDSKDLLPPSVNNIQFKRPRSQNQLSVIFEKLLPEQKDAADSAAGKDQAPLPAHFVFSMILNVFGFSFSYTQCQESSVATASSSEKAKPAPKPTKRIVSASLNDIPDIDIPLIGAVPKPVDQILYLWVQDTGETTEPKATDDKNQKATLKGLTYGEVQVINKVRGSKAAPLVFKKTQQGKLEDSTVVLAAGHHFLMTGKDALGNTTVILDYVFGSTSSPASPQKPVSGKDSDTPVPSTPAVNDDANAKPPGLAPYKKSAGPLSISYIGFGWKGTLKDGALSIVFEASVLVGPIGFALLGFKLEFPITEMTSLQNLLAPKVTVGGLAASFSKPPLTISGAFMHKVVEGNDMYAELSSSATMSTSSKRLASTAK; via the exons ATGCCCGGAA ACGGCGATGGATCCTCTTTCGCCTTGAAGGGTGTCCTTGGGCTGGGGCCGGTAGATCTCTCGCTCAACTTCACGAATGGTAATAAGAAGCCTCCGCCCAGGAAAGATGACAAGACGACAGAGGACAAGAAGCCCGCAGGCCAAGAAGTTGCGAATCAGCAAACATGGTCTTTCGACGCTCAGCTTATGATTCCTGGATCAACGACTACTCCTGCACCTCCAGATGCAGTGACCCTCGGAGACCTGATTGGAGGCGTCATGGGCAATGACTCCAAAGACTTGCTGCCACCTTCCGTGAACAACATTCAGTTCAAAAGACCCAGGTCGCAAAATCAGCTATCCGTGATCTTCGAAAAGCTTCTCCCAGAACAAAAGGATGCAGCGGATTCGGCAGCTGGGAAAGACCAGGCCCCCTTGCCCGCACATTTTGTCTTCTCTATGATCCTCAACGTCTTTGgcttctccttttcttaCACCCAATGCCAAGAAAGCTCTGTCGCCACCGCTTCATCTTCTGAGAAAGCGAAGCCAGCTCCCAAGCCAACCAAGCGAATCGTGTCAGCTTCCCTCAACGACATCCCAGACATAGATATTCCTCTTATCGGGGCTGTGCCGAAACCAGTCGATCAGATTCTGTATCTCTGGGTTCAAGACACCGGCGAAACAACTGAGCCGAAAGCCACAGATGACAAAAACCAGAAGGCTACGCTCAAGGGCTTGACATATGGAGAGGTTCAAGTCATCAACAAGGTTCGTGGGTCCAAGGCCGCACCCCTCGTTTTCAAGAAAACACAGCAGGGGAAACTGGAGGACAGCACCGTCGTCCTGGCAGCTGGTCACCATTTCCTGATGACAGGCAAGGACGCACTGGGCAACACAACCGTCATCCTTGACTATGTCTTCGGCAGCACCTCATCGCCAGCCTCCCCGCAGAAGCCAGTTTCTGGAAAGGATTCAGATACCCCTGTGCCATCAACACCTGCTGTCAACGACGACGCAAACGCCAAACCTCCTGGCCTGGCCCCTTACAAGAAGTCAGCCGGCCCCCTGTCCATTTCCTACATTGGCTTCGGCTGGAAAGGCACTCTGAAAGATGGCGCTCTGTCCATTGTATTCGAAGCTTCCGTCCTCGTCGGACCCATCGGGTTTGCGCTTCTAGGGTTCAAGCTGGAATTCCCCATCACCGAAATGACCAGCCTCCAGAACCTTCTAGCCCCCAAAGTAACCGTCGGCGGCCTCGCAGCTTCCTTCAGCAAGCCTCCTTTGACCATCTCCGGTGCTTTCATGCACAAGGTCGTCGAGGGCAACGACATGTACGCGGAGCTCTCCTCATCGGCTACAATGTCTACCTCTTCCAAGCGGCTGGCTTCTACGGCGAAATGA
- a CDS encoding hypothetical protein (EggNog:ENOG503NVSH; COG:O) — protein MAILRGFLLGLGLALAGVVQGHDDGSQWVDLWASMPQEVEPHNLPPAPFTGEDSIYTNTTIRQTIHLTQPAPHIRLSLSNEFGGPSADLHISAVTIALPLNGTAGSPSVQPRTLRQVTFSGGSKSFTIPNGAIAISDPIRNLNVKAETNLAVTIYIQQGQQGKRISGHPGSRTSSWFINGDHTKAADLPSEAVRVDRWFILSAVEGWVDKKRTLGSLVIIGDSITDGRGSTTNGNDRWPDQLLRRLESQRRGGSGMSVINQAAGGNRVLADGLGPNALGRIARDVLAHNGVKYVVLFEGVNDLGTAAEGDLVKTGDRLIQAYEQIITRLHGRGIAVFGATITPMSGPGQAYGEPRREEQRVRVNRWIRTSGRFDAVIDFDKAVRDPKNETRLRPEYDTGDYLHLNPTGYKAMAEAVDLRLFERFRDGVSSIV, from the exons ATGGCAATTCTCCGGGgtttcctcctcggcctcggcctcgctcTCGCCGGTGTTGTTCAGGgccatgatgatggcagTCAGTGGGTCGATCTATGGGCTTCGATGCCTCAGGAGGTAGAACCGCATAATCTGCCGCCTGCGCCGTTT ACCGGCGAGGACTCCAtctacaccaacaccaccatccgccAAACCATCCACCTCACCCAACCCGCCCCCCACATccgcctctccctctccaacgaATTCGGCGGCCCCTCTGCCGATCTCCACATCTCCGCCGTCACcatcgccctccccctcaacggCACGGCCGGCTCCCCCTCCGTCCAGCCCAGAACTCTCCGCCAAGTCACCTTCTCGGGCGGAAGCAAATccttcaccatccccaacGGTGCCATCGCCATCTCGGACCCCATCAGAAACCTCAACGTCAAAGCCGAGACCAACCTCGCCGTCACAATCTACATCCAGCAAGGCCAGCAAGGCAAGCGAATCTCCGGCCACCCAGGCAGCCGAACAAGCAGCTGGTTCATCAACGGCGACCACACCAAAGCAGCCGACTTGCCATCCGAGGCGGTGAGGGTAGACCGGTGGTTCATCCTCTCCGCGGTCGAAGGCTGGGTAGACAAGAAAAGAACCCTCGGGAGCCTGGTCATCATCGGCGACAGCATCACCGACGGCCGCGGGTCAACCACAAACGGCAACGACCGTTGGCCCGACCAACTCCTCCGCCGGCTCGAATCCCAACGTCGCGGCGGTTCAGGAATGAGCGTCATCAACCAAGCCGCCGGAGGCAACAGGGTCCTAGCCGACGGGCTCGGACCCAACGCGCTGGGCCGGATAGCAAGGGACGTCCTCGCTCACAACGGAGTAAAATACGTTGTCCTTTTCGAGGGCGTCAACGACCTTGGCACCGCTGCCGAAGGCGACCTAGTCAAGACAGGGGATCGTCTCATTCAAGCTTATGAGCAGATCATCACCCGGCTTCACGGGCGTGGGATTGCCGTGTTTGGGGCGACGATCACGCCCATGAGCGGGCCGGGCCAGGCGTATGGGGAaccgaggagggaggagcagagggtgagggtgaatAGGTGGATTAGGACCAGCGGGAGGTTCGATGCGGTGATTGACTTTGACAAGGCGGTGAGGGATCCGAAGAATGAGACGCGGCTGAGACCAGAGTATGACACGGGGGATTACCTTCACTTAAACCCGACGGGGTACAAGGCCATGGCCGAGGCGGTCGATTTGAGGTTGTTTGAGAGGTTCAGGGATGGGGTGTCGAGTATTGTTTAG
- the ERB1 gene encoding Ribosome biogenesis protein erb1 (COG:A; EggNog:ENOG503NU5U; BUSCO:EOG092612LP), with the protein MKSKPVEKKRKARDEESDSESDDELANGLFDGVLEASEDEEDYIPSDEIDDVDSESEVSEGSEDAEEEEEEGDDDALLSDDIPSDDEMGKLSKDAEELEITEPGVDPKPKHQEEEDRNYKVVKDANGGERYVYDEIDPVYDSDDSDAQGPVNTIGNIPLSFYDSYPHIGYDINGKKIMRPATGDALQSLLDTIEVPKGWTGLTDVNTGNPLNLTQEELELVRRVQHGLVPDEGYDPYPDTVEWFTSKQETMPLSAAPEPKRRFLPSKNEAKQVMKLVRAIREGRILPYKPPEEREREEEEKEEVQFDLWQDEEPAAPNPMHIPAPKLPPPGYEMSYNPPEEYLPTKEEREEWEKTDPEDREKEFLPQKFNSLRKVPAWGTLVKERFERCMDLYLAPRVRKNRLNIDPNSLLPKLPSPAELKPFPTVVQTIFRGHEGTVRSVAIDPTGVALATGGSDGTVRVWELLTGRQVWSVKLSSEDPVYTVRWRPTKDAFVLAASAGEDVFLMVPPHSSVTPTLDQASRDVLAAGFGYATNGQQPATAPGKEPAGKWARPGTKLEDAGVLVRVTVRSAVKVITWHRRGDHFATVSPEGQRSSVAIHTLSKHLTQIPFRKLHGLAQTVVFHPLKPLFFVATMRTVRCYDLQKVELVKIVQPGAKWISSLDIHSGGDHLIVGSYDRRLLWHDLDLSNRPHKTMRFHPKAIRAVRFHKGGLPLFADASDDGTLQIFYGKVPNDQLESPTIVPVKQLKGHKVVNQVGVVDIDWHPREPWCVSAGADGTARLWM; encoded by the exons ATGAAGTCAAAACCGGTAGAAAAGAAGCGCAAGGCGAGGGACGAGGAATCCGACTCGGAGTCTGACGACGAGCTCGCAAATGGTCTTTTCGACGGTGTTTTGGAGGCCAgcgaagatgaggaggattaCATTCCGTCCGACGAAATCGACGATGTCGACAGCGAAAGCGAGGTTAGCGAAGGTAGCGAggacgccgaggaggaggaggaagagggggatgacGATGCGCTCTTGAGCGACGACATTCCGTCAGATGATGAAATGGGGAAGCTCAGcaaggatgccgaggaaCTTGAAATTACGGAACCGGGCGTTGACCCAAAGCCAAAGCaccaagaggaggaggatcgcAATTACAAAGTTGTGAAGGACGCCAATGGTGGAGAGAGATATGTCTACGA TGAAATCGACCCAGTCTACGATTCCGACGATTCAGATGCCCAAGGCCCCGTTAACACGATAGGAAACATCCCCCTCAGCTTCTACGACAGCTACCCACACATCGGCTACGACATCAATGGCAAGAAGATTATGCGCCCAGCCACTGGCGATGCGCTGCAAAGTCTTCTCGATACCATTGAGGTCCCCAAGGGCTGGACTGGTTTGACCGACGTCAACACCGGAAACCCGCTCAATCTTACacaggaggagctggagctggtcCGTCGTGTCCAGCATGGTCTTGTTCCTGACGAGGGTTATGACCCATATCCCGATACCGTCGAATGGTTTACTTCCAAGCAAGAAACGATGC CCCTCAGCGCGGCCCCCGAACCCAAGAGGCGCTTCTTGCCATCCAAGAACGAGGCTAAGCAGGTGATGAAATTGGTCCGCGCCATTCGCGAAGGCAGAATCCTTCCTTACAAGCCTCCTGAGGAGCGTgaaagagaggaggaagagaaggaggaggttcaGTTCGATCTTTGGCAAGATGAGgagccagcagcaccaaaTCCTATGCACATTCCTGCGCCTAAGCTCCCACCTCCTGGCTATGAAATGAGTTACAATCCTCCTGAGGAGTACTTGCC AACAAAGGAAGAACGCGAAGAGTGGGAGAAAACTGACCCCGAGGACCGCGAGAAGGAGTTCCTCCCTCAAAAGTTCAACTCTCTTCGCAAGGTACCTGCGTGGGGCACTTTGGTCAAGGAGAGATTCGAACGGTGCATGGACCTTTATCTTGCTCCCCGTGTGCGGAAAAACAGGCTCAACATTGACCCCAACTCGCTTCTTCCCAAGCTTCCTTCGCCTGCTGAGTTGAAGCCATTCCCTACCGTTGTCCAGACCATCTTCCGCGGCCACGAGGGCACGGTGAGAAGTGTCGCGATTGACCCT ACCGGTGTGGCTTTGGCTACAGGCGGCAGTGACGGCACTGTGCGTGTATGGGAGTTGTTGACCGGCCGGCAAGTATGGTCTGTGAAGTTGAGCAGTGAAGACCCAGTCTATACCGTCCGCTGGAGACCAACCAAGGATGCCTTTGTCCTTGCTGCTTCTGCGGGTGAGGATGTCTTCTTGATGGTTCCGCCACACTCGAGCGTCACGCCTACACTTGACCAGGCAAGCCGTGATGTTCTCGCTGCTGGCTTCGGCTACGCAACCAACGGTCAACAACCAGCCACAGCTCCCGGTAAGGAGCCTGCTGGCAAGTGGGCCAGACCTGGCACCAAGCTTGAAGACGCAGGTGTTCTTGTCAGGGTCACAGTCAGGTCCGCTGTCAAGGTCATTACCTGGCACAGAAGAGGCGATCACTTTGCAACAGTGTCCCCCGAGGGCCAGCGCAGCTCTGTGGCGATTCACACCTTGTCCAAGCACCTTACCCAGATTCCTTTCCGGAAACTCCACGGTCTTGCACAGACTGTGGTGTTCCACCCGCTAAAGCCACTCTTCTTCGTTGCGACGATGCGCACAGTGCGGTGCTATGATCTTCAGAAGGTGGAGTTGGTCAAGATTGTCCAGCCTGGTGCTAAATG GATCTCGTCACTTGACATTCACTCTGGCGGCGATCACTTGATTGTCGGCAGTTACGATAGGCGGTTGCTCTGGCACGACCTTGACTTGTCCAACCGGCCACACAAGACAATGAGATTCCATCCAAAGGCCATCCGCGCCGTGCGGTTCCACAAGGGCGGACTTCCGTTGTTTGCAGACGCCAGTGACGACGGCACGTTGCAGATCTTTTATGGCAAGGTGCCCAATGACCAGCTTGAAAGCCCTACAATCGTGCCAGTCAAGCAACTCAAGGGCCACAAGGTTGTCAACCAAGTGGGTGTCGTGGATATCGACTGGCACCCGAGAGAACCGTGGTGTGTGTCTGCCGGAGCGGATGGAACGGCAAGGTTGTGGATGTAA
- a CDS encoding hypothetical protein (EggNog:ENOG503P6N5; COG:S), with protein MSTNTARKAGEQPKRRACDECRGRKLACSKEIDGCARCKREGIKCVYSPQKPMGRPRKRAHVKIDATENTETNAQKDKPNVVTAETAPALPALPANITPIPPFNPDDFALPEFDPTLAMDLDFSFLDMSNADLNFIDIIDPSTQFPPNQYLPTDPLPQHLNPLPPIEPINKTPVSEPPGQFFAFGTDLGQIDFNSSVCQQPPTSQAPEISQEDVAKIFSIPNNIPTIPDDCSVPSLSPGGSSSSSSSSPSADPHSNDPPTCSCLASLYLAMESVKVLPKSISRAMRITRAASRTAHDSILCKVCSDVPLFNPDNPGTLAKPPMVSLQSLMMLGALLPSLSNAYMRILTMVDQEAAAADRERRKIVFTLSEYGGLWGTLAEQEPYQCGAAEKLEGRVMEAGLWRLTVRALLKIDVYGVQDVECRDVRILGLKDIIGMMEERSRRRHRLMDELVERGPTCLRIIDIAKRSMEELIIP; from the exons ATGAGCACAAACACTGCCCGCAAGGCCGGCGAACAGCCAAAGCGTCGTGCCTGCGACGAATGCC GAGGCCGAAAGCTCGCCTGTTCCAAAGAAATCGATGGATGCGCTCGATGCAAGCGCGAAGGCATCAAATGCGTCTACTCGCCTCAGAAACCCATGGGAAGGCCGAGAAAACGAGCACATGTTAAGATTGACGCCACTGAAAACACTGAAACCAATGCTCAGAAAGACAAGCCAAATGTCGTTACCGCAGAGACTGCACCAGCCCTCCCGGCCCTCCCGGCGAACATCACCCCTATTCCACCTTTCAACCCCGACGACTTTGCACTTCCAGAGTTCGACCCAACCCTCGCCATGGATCTcgacttctccttcctcgacaTGAGCAACGCCGACCTCAACTTCATAGACATCATCGACCCCTCCACTCAATTCCCACCCAACCAGTACCTCCCCACTGACCCCCTCCCACAACACCTCAACCCATTACCCCCCATCGAGCCCATCAACAAAACCCCCGTATCCGAGCCCCCAGGACAGTTCTTCGCCTTCGGCACCGACCTCGGACAGATCGATTTCAATTCTTCCGtttgccaacaaccccccaccagccAAGCACCCGAGATCTCCCAAGAAGACGTCGCCAAAATCTTCTCCATCCCCAACaacatccccaccatccccgacGATTGTTCCGTCCCCAGTCTTTCCCCGGGAGGgagctcttcctcatcctcctcctcccccagcgCCGACCCTCATTCCAACGACCCCCCAACATGCAGCTGCCTAGCCTCGCTGTACCTAGCAATGGAATCAGTAAAAGTCCTCCCCAAATCCATCTCCCGCGCCATGCGCATCACCCGAGCGGCCTCCCGAACAGCCCACGACTCCATCCTCTGCAAAGTCTGCAGCGACGTCCCCTTGTTCAACCCGGATAACCCGGGCACGTTGGCCAAGCCGCCGATGGTGTCGCTTCAGTCGCTCATGATGCTCGGGGCTCTGCTTCCATCCCTCTCGAACGCGTACATGAGGATATTGACAATGGTTGATCaggaagctgctgctgctgacagGGAAAGGCGGAAGATTGTGTTTACGCTTTCCGAGTatgggggtttgtgggggaCGTTGGCCGAGCAGGAGCCCTACCAGTGCGGGGCggcggagaagctggaggggagggtgatggaggcggggttgtggaggttgaCGGTTAGGGCACTGCTCAAGATTGATGTTTATGGGGTGCAGGATGTGGAATGTAGGGATGTGAGGATATTGGGGTTGAAGGATATTAttgggatgatggaggagagatcgaggaggaggcataGGTTGATGGATGAGTTGGTCGaacggggg CCGACTTGTTTGAGGATTATTGATATTGCTAAGAGGAGTATGGAGGAGTTGATTATTCCTtag